The Lachnospiraceae bacterium oral taxon 500 genome window below encodes:
- the nagA gene encoding N-acetylglucosamine-6-phosphate deacetylase — MKAVINGKVYLDSHFAEDKVILFEETIQQIIDRADWDGKADQIIDAGGAYVTPGFVDVHIHGFNGADVMDGKTESLSVMAKGLTANGVTSFLATTMTMGVPLIRSALAAVRKYTEDAALSRQGAEIVGVHLEGPFINPKKKGAQRGEDIIPADIRVIEGYEDLVKVITIAPEMPDNMAFIEKYADRFCFSIGHTDADYDTAKTAVQKGAKGMTHLFNAMTPLQHRAPGVVTAGLTEDIYTELIADTIHVHKGIFELIYKQKGVSRLILITDAMRGAGMAEGNYDLGGQEVIIKDGRCLLIDGTLAGSVLKLNDAVRNFSESTTIGLEKVIPLATLTPATYIGVQDRKGSLEVGKDADIVLLDDKIKVLKTIARGEVKYEA; from the coding sequence ATGAAAGCAGTCATTAACGGAAAAGTTTATCTTGACTCGCATTTTGCGGAAGATAAGGTCATTCTTTTTGAGGAAACGATTCAGCAAATTATCGACCGGGCGGACTGGGACGGCAAGGCGGATCAGATTATTGATGCGGGCGGTGCATATGTCACGCCGGGCTTTGTCGATGTCCATATTCACGGCTTTAACGGCGCGGACGTAATGGACGGGAAAACAGAATCGCTGAGCGTCATGGCCAAGGGGCTGACGGCCAACGGCGTGACTTCTTTTTTGGCGACGACCATGACCATGGGCGTGCCGCTGATTCGCAGTGCTTTGGCGGCGGTCAGAAAATATACTGAGGACGCCGCTTTGTCCCGGCAGGGAGCGGAGATTGTGGGCGTGCATTTGGAAGGGCCATTTATCAACCCTAAGAAAAAAGGCGCGCAGCGGGGCGAGGACATTATTCCGGCGGATATTCGGGTAATTGAGGGTTATGAGGATTTGGTCAAGGTCATTACCATTGCGCCGGAAATGCCGGATAATATGGCTTTTATTGAAAAATACGCCGATCGGTTCTGCTTTTCGATCGGTCATACCGATGCCGATTATGATACTGCCAAAACAGCCGTGCAAAAGGGCGCGAAAGGGATGACGCATTTATTTAACGCTATGACTCCGCTCCAGCACCGTGCACCCGGCGTGGTGACGGCAGGGCTGACGGAAGACATTTATACGGAACTGATTGCCGATACGATTCATGTTCATAAGGGAATTTTTGAACTGATTTATAAGCAAAAGGGCGTAAGCCGCCTGATTTTGATTACCGATGCCATGCGCGGTGCGGGGATGGCCGAGGGCAATTATGATTTGGGCGGACAAGAGGTTATTATTAAGGACGGGCGCTGCCTTTTGATTGATGGTACTTTGGCCGGCAGCGTGCTGAAGCTGAATGATGCAGTTCGCAATTTCAGTGAAAGTACGACCATCGGTTTAGAAAAAGTGATTCCGCTGGCGACGTTGACACCGGCCACTTATATCGGTGTGCAGGATCGCAAGGGGAGTTTGGAAGTCGGGAAAGACGCCGATATCGTGCTGCTAGATGATAAAATCAAAGTATTAAAGACAATTGCCAGAGGAGAAGTGAAGTATGAAGCTTAA
- the nagB gene encoding glucosamine-6-phosphate deaminase, whose protein sequence is MTVYVEKDYAAMSRAAAGLVLQTVKAKPAAVLGLATGSTPIGMYQELVKAYQRGEVDFAQTVSYNLDEYYPINHDNDQSYHYFMRENLFRHINIRPENTHVPSGEAKDVEKSAAEYDDRLYELGGVDLQVLGIGNNGHIGFNEPADVFAKGTGLVDLTASTIEANSRFFASIDDVPKKAVSMGIATIMQAKQIMLLASGQGKAGIIAQTILGEITPQVPASALQLHRNVTFFLDEAAAAELLAGLGK, encoded by the coding sequence ATGACAGTCTATGTGGAAAAAGATTACGCGGCCATGAGCCGAGCAGCGGCCGGACTTGTGCTGCAAACGGTGAAAGCCAAACCGGCGGCCGTTTTGGGCTTAGCCACCGGCAGCACGCCAATCGGCATGTATCAGGAGCTGGTCAAGGCTTATCAGCGGGGCGAGGTTGATTTTGCCCAGACCGTCAGCTATAACTTGGACGAATATTATCCGATCAACCATGATAATGACCAAAGCTATCATTATTTCATGCGGGAAAACTTGTTCCGGCATATCAATATCCGACCGGAAAACACCCATGTGCCGAGCGGCGAAGCAAAAGATGTCGAGAAATCAGCGGCTGAGTATGACGACCGGCTCTATGAGCTGGGCGGCGTCGATTTGCAGGTGCTGGGTATCGGCAACAATGGGCATATTGGCTTTAATGAACCGGCGGATGTCTTTGCCAAGGGAACGGGTCTGGTTGACCTGACCGCCAGCACGATCGAGGCTAATTCCCGGTTTTTCGCTTCGATTGATGATGTACCGAAAAAAGCGGTGTCAATGGGGATTGCTACTATCATGCAGGCGAAGCAAATTATGCTCTTAGCCAGCGGACAGGGTAAGGCCGGAATTATTGCGCAGACGATTCTGGGTGAAATTACGCCGCAGGTGCCGGCATCGGCCTTGCAGCTTCACCGCAATGTTACCTTCTTTTTAGATGAGGCCGCGGCGGCGGAACTTTTGGCCGGGCTGGGGAAATAG
- a CDS encoding glucosylceramidase, with the protein MKATQISTLFNNTAVFLNSKHIPVQPDTGQERNLLNLYPHIQYQSIDSFGGAITDAVAATLEKMPKQLAREVMDAYFGPDGIGYQSIRTHIDSCDFSTEQYAAVNDPLDHDFRHFSLEHDLRRNIRWIKEAYRSAGKPLPVILTPWSPPAFMKTNHSRIGGGHLKKEYYAAWAHYLCRYIQSYQEQEIQVQALTIQNEPNAVQTWDSCLFSAEEERLFLLDYLYPCLIKNHLEHIEIYIWDHNKERLFDRAEAVLTEQALPIVTGAAFHWYSGDHFDALRLVREHFPGIKLISSESCIEYSRFDANQLKHAQLYGHDMIGNLAAGMNMFLDWNICLDEHGGPNYVGNYCHAPVICHVQEQRLSYQLSFHYISHFSRFIQPFARRIASTVYTDVLEQVAFQNPDQSIVIVIQNQSKEALPLTIRINGQLLSVSILAESITTVALA; encoded by the coding sequence ATGAAAGCAACGCAAATTAGTACTTTATTCAACAATACGGCTGTTTTTCTCAATAGTAAGCATATCCCCGTTCAGCCCGATACCGGTCAAGAACGAAATCTGCTTAACCTCTACCCCCATATCCAGTACCAGAGTATTGACTCCTTTGGCGGAGCCATCACCGATGCCGTTGCCGCCACTCTGGAAAAAATGCCAAAGCAACTAGCTCGGGAGGTGATGGATGCTTACTTTGGCCCAGATGGAATTGGTTACCAGAGCATCCGGACTCATATTGACAGCTGCGATTTTTCTACCGAACAATACGCTGCTGTCAATGATCCCCTCGACCATGATTTCCGGCACTTTTCTCTGGAACATGATCTCCGGCGAAATATCCGCTGGATTAAAGAGGCCTATCGTTCCGCCGGAAAACCATTGCCGGTTATTTTAACGCCTTGGTCACCACCGGCATTTATGAAAACTAACCACAGCCGCATAGGCGGTGGACACTTAAAAAAAGAATATTATGCCGCTTGGGCTCATTACTTGTGCCGTTATATTCAGTCCTATCAGGAGCAGGAAATTCAAGTACAGGCTCTTACTATCCAAAACGAGCCAAATGCCGTCCAAACTTGGGACAGTTGTTTATTCAGTGCCGAAGAAGAAAGACTTTTTCTTCTGGACTACCTATATCCCTGCCTGATTAAAAATCATTTGGAACATATTGAGATTTATATTTGGGATCACAATAAAGAACGGCTTTTTGATCGGGCAGAAGCTGTCTTAACCGAGCAAGCGCTGCCAATTGTGACCGGCGCCGCCTTCCACTGGTACAGCGGCGACCATTTTGATGCTTTGCGCTTGGTTCGGGAACATTTTCCCGGCATTAAGCTGATATCTTCAGAAAGTTGCATTGAATACAGCCGTTTTGATGCCAATCAGTTAAAACATGCTCAGCTCTACGGTCATGACATGATTGGGAACCTTGCAGCCGGAATGAATATGTTTTTAGATTGGAATATTTGTCTTGACGAACACGGTGGACCAAATTATGTCGGTAACTACTGCCATGCCCCTGTAATTTGTCATGTTCAGGAGCAACGCTTATCTTATCAGCTCTCCTTTCATTATATTTCGCATTTTAGCCGCTTTATTCAGCCTTTTGCCCGGCGAATTGCCTCAACAGTTTACACGGATGTGTTAGAACAAGTTGCTTTTCAAAACCCCGACCAAAGCATCGTTATTGTGATCCAAAATCAAAGCAAAGAAGCTCTTCCTCTAACCATCCGCATCAACGGCCAGCTTCTTTCCGTTTCTATTTTGGCCGAATCTATAACGACAGTTGCATTAGCGTAG
- a CDS encoding glycosyl hydrolase, with translation MKEIIWKWSNSSTHWGTKQPGCTTGRCDAELSVTSQTYQKMYGFGACFNELGWQALSYLSESSKKALFSELFAPDGNGAKLNICRLPIGANDYSFNWYSLDETPNDYDLSHFSIKQDQQALIPYIQSALTQNPDLKLMASPWSPPTWMKYPPVYNWGKLIWQPEILTSYADYLIQFLKCYAQNHIFVTQLHVQNEPVANQKFPSCMWTGEELRDFIRDYLGPALRSSCPEVELWLGTINAPGCDFNRLIFDKWATEDYDFFAHTVLSDPKALSYISGVSYQWGGKIAIQRTFESWYPQIRLMQSENECGFGDNTWEYARYVWTMLKHYIGNGAESYLYWNLVLKPGGVSTWGDPQNAMITIEPSTKKVIFNPDYYVMKHFSAYIQRGAIRLGINGNFSGNALVFENPDKSLILELYNPFSKIFSVKFQHGTESYVFDLEPQSINSILLPY, from the coding sequence ATGAAAGAAATCATCTGGAAATGGTCAAATTCATCCACTCACTGGGGCACGAAGCAACCGGGATGTACTACTGGCCGCTGTGATGCCGAATTATCCGTCACCAGCCAAACCTACCAAAAAATGTATGGTTTCGGCGCATGTTTTAACGAACTGGGCTGGCAGGCTCTCAGTTATTTATCCGAAAGCTCAAAGAAAGCATTATTTTCCGAACTTTTTGCCCCCGACGGCAACGGCGCTAAGCTCAATATTTGCCGTCTGCCAATCGGTGCCAATGACTATTCTTTTAATTGGTATAGTCTGGACGAAACTCCAAATGATTATGATTTAAGCCATTTTTCAATTAAACAAGACCAACAGGCATTAATCCCTTATATTCAATCGGCACTGACTCAAAATCCTGATCTAAAGCTGATGGCCTCTCCTTGGAGCCCTCCCACTTGGATGAAGTATCCACCTGTATATAATTGGGGTAAATTAATCTGGCAACCGGAAATTTTAACTTCCTATGCCGACTATTTAATTCAGTTTTTAAAATGCTATGCTCAAAATCATATCTTTGTTACTCAGCTTCATGTTCAAAATGAACCCGTCGCTAACCAAAAGTTTCCTTCCTGTATGTGGACCGGCGAAGAACTGCGAGATTTTATTCGGGATTATCTGGGCCCTGCTTTAAGAAGTTCCTGCCCGGAGGTTGAGCTTTGGTTGGGGACGATTAATGCTCCCGGCTGTGATTTTAATCGGTTAATCTTTGATAAATGGGCAACTGAAGATTATGACTTTTTTGCACATACCGTTCTGTCCGATCCCAAAGCCCTTTCTTATATTTCCGGTGTTAGTTACCAATGGGGAGGAAAAATTGCCATCCAACGCACCTTTGAAAGCTGGTATCCTCAAATCCGGCTGATGCAGTCCGAGAATGAATGCGGATTCGGTGACAATACTTGGGAATATGCCCGTTATGTTTGGACTATGCTCAAGCATTATATCGGCAACGGAGCAGAAAGCTACCTTTACTGGAACCTTGTGCTTAAACCGGGAGGTGTCAGTACTTGGGGCGACCCCCAAAATGCTATGATTACCATTGAACCCTCGACAAAAAAAGTGATTTTCAATCCAGACTACTATGTTATGAAACATTTTTCCGCTTATATCCAGCGGGGCGCTATCCGGCTGGGTATTAACGGGAATTTCTCCGGAAACGCTTTGGTCTTTGAAAACCCTGATAAAAGCTTAATTTTAGAGTTATATAATCCCTTTTCTAAGATATTTTCGGTAAAGTTCCAGCACGGAACAGAATCCTATGTATTTGACTTGGAACCTCAATCCATAAACAGTATCCTTTTACCCTATTAA
- a CDS encoding sugar ABC transporter permease, translating into MRQKVFSFSTIFIYSLLLILLLISAIPFYLVMINATHSSFDIVTKLNLLPGVFSLENYRTMQSLVNIWQGFANSILITVPYTLFTAYFGSLTALAFAKYRFSGKRFLFAIVLISMMIPVQVTVIGFYQLNLTLGLLNSYLPFILPGMASAVTVFFLRGIIEQSIPDSLLESARMEGCSEFYIFNHIVLPCITPGVAAMCIFNFVSCWNNYIGPLIIMTNKALYPLPVMIAMIKGLYLSNYGAMYLAIAISIFPVIVLFCFFSNYIINGLTVGSDK; encoded by the coding sequence ATGAGACAAAAAGTATTTTCTTTTTCCACAATTTTCATTTATAGTCTTTTACTGATCCTGCTGCTAATTTCCGCAATTCCTTTTTATCTGGTAATGATCAACGCCACCCATTCTAGTTTTGATATTGTCACAAAGTTAAATCTTTTACCCGGAGTTTTTTCACTTGAAAATTACCGAACCATGCAGTCCCTTGTCAATATTTGGCAGGGTTTTGCCAACAGTATTCTTATTACCGTCCCCTATACCTTATTTACCGCTTACTTTGGGTCTTTAACCGCTCTGGCCTTTGCTAAATACCGTTTTTCCGGCAAACGTTTTTTATTTGCGATTGTCCTGATTTCAATGATGATTCCTGTTCAAGTAACTGTCATTGGTTTTTATCAGCTGAACTTAACACTTGGTCTTTTAAACTCTTATCTGCCGTTTATCTTACCGGGTATGGCCAGTGCCGTCACGGTCTTTTTTCTGCGGGGAATCATTGAACAAAGCATTCCCGATTCCCTGCTGGAATCTGCTCGAATGGAAGGCTGCTCTGAGTTTTACATTTTTAATCATATTGTCTTGCCCTGCATTACCCCAGGTGTTGCCGCCATGTGTATTTTTAATTTTGTTTCCTGCTGGAACAACTATATCGGCCCTTTGATTATTATGACTAATAAAGCTCTTTACCCTCTTCCGGTCATGATTGCTATGATCAAGGGCCTTTATCTCAGCAATTACGGAGCAATGTATCTGGCAATTGCTATTAGTATTTTTCCTGTTATTGTTTTGTTCTGTTTCTTTTCTAATTATATCATCAATGGACTGACCGTTGGTTCTGACAAATAA
- a CDS encoding sugar ABC transporter permease, translated as MVFLVFSLYPILYTFILSFYKWDGLSPARQLGWKNFERLIGDEIFYLSLWNSFRIWIFNFIPQMLTALILSAIFTFYKVKGMRFFRAAFYLPNLITAASVGLLFNLLFDGNKSVVNYILVSLKIPGAPFPFFRSELFTSGLVSYIQWWMWFGYTTILVMAGITTIDPRIYDAAMVDGSSRLQTYFYITLPLIQPTLLYLTVTSVIGGMQLFDVPATLSNGSGDPRKAVLTTSMYLYNQGFKNHNYGYAAVISVGLFIIIALLSFFSFQVMRKRGTLKP; from the coding sequence CTGGTTTTTCTTGTTTTCAGCCTGTATCCGATTTTATATACATTTATTTTAAGTTTTTACAAATGGGACGGTTTATCACCAGCCCGGCAACTTGGCTGGAAAAATTTTGAGCGCTTGATTGGTGACGAAATTTTCTATCTTTCCCTTTGGAACTCTTTTCGAATTTGGATTTTTAATTTTATTCCGCAAATGCTGACCGCTTTAATTCTTTCGGCAATTTTTACTTTTTATAAAGTAAAGGGTATGCGCTTTTTCCGAGCCGCTTTTTATTTGCCTAATTTAATTACCGCCGCTTCGGTCGGACTTTTATTCAATCTCTTGTTTGACGGCAATAAATCCGTTGTAAACTATATTTTAGTTTCCCTGAAAATACCCGGAGCACCCTTCCCTTTTTTTCGCAGTGAGCTTTTTACCTCCGGTTTGGTTTCTTATATCCAGTGGTGGATGTGGTTCGGCTACACCACTATCCTCGTTATGGCCGGCATCACGACCATTGATCCCCGTATCTATGATGCCGCTATGGTTGATGGTTCCAGTCGTCTGCAAACTTATTTTTATATTACTCTCCCTTTGATTCAGCCAACACTTTTGTATTTGACAGTTACCTCCGTTATCGGCGGCATGCAGTTGTTTGACGTACCCGCAACCCTCTCCAACGGCAGCGGTGACCCGCGCAAAGCAGTACTGACTACTTCGATGTACTTATATAACCAAGGCTTTAAAAATCATAACTATGGTTACGCCGCGGTCATTTCCGTCGGTTTATTTATCATTATTGCTCTGCTTAGTTTCTTTTCTTTTCAAGTTATGCGAAAGCGAGGAACGCTTAAACCATGA
- a CDS encoding sugar ABC transporter substrate-binding protein, with product MSEKLLASVLALIIGFSLTSCTTTNTPPAAPDSKNTEKTAPDNNPAVSPTAEENSAALSGNLEVWSSGEELNRFVEGFNKIYPNITVNITVVPNSDFIAKLTPTLANGQGAPDIFTGESDYVKYLVESGFWDNLRAAPYQAETADVWDYIISVGTDSGNTLRALSWQASPGSIMYRRDMAEEVLGTDDPEKVGAMLSSNAAMLEIAAKLKEKNIKMFASWQDIMNMQFSNRKQPWIKDNKLVLDESMLNFMDMAKTITKKGYDLGVDPWSPEWIAAVESTDTFCYVLPSWGYQFVIKPGADTTKGKWAMCQGPVPYVKGGTWLGIYKDSPNKDLAWAFLKYCCLDSDVLQAYGAKSGEYISSKSADSALAAGDGEEVLGGQNPFAFYNEQMQKLPADLMTGYDGTINNAFLSATKDYATGVLSKEEAISQFKKDVANAYPDVIIQ from the coding sequence ATGAGTGAAAAATTATTGGCAAGCGTTCTGGCACTGATTATTGGCTTCTCTTTGACTTCCTGTACCACCACTAATACTCCGCCCGCCGCCCCAGACTCAAAGAACACCGAAAAAACGGCACCTGACAATAATCCTGCCGTTTCTCCGACTGCCGAAGAAAACTCTGCCGCTTTATCCGGTAACTTAGAAGTTTGGTCATCCGGTGAGGAATTAAATCGTTTCGTGGAAGGATTCAATAAAATCTATCCCAACATCACTGTAAATATTACTGTCGTTCCTAACTCTGACTTTATTGCTAAATTAACTCCTACCTTGGCCAACGGCCAAGGAGCACCTGATATTTTTACAGGGGAATCTGATTATGTTAAGTACTTGGTAGAATCCGGTTTTTGGGATAATCTTCGCGCAGCGCCTTATCAGGCCGAAACCGCCGACGTATGGGATTATATCATCAGCGTCGGTACCGACAGCGGTAATACCCTGCGAGCTCTCAGCTGGCAAGCCAGCCCCGGCTCAATTATGTATCGCCGAGATATGGCTGAAGAAGTTTTGGGAACGGATGATCCGGAAAAAGTAGGAGCTATGTTATCCAGTAACGCAGCCATGCTGGAAATTGCTGCTAAATTGAAAGAAAAGAACATCAAAATGTTTGCCAGTTGGCAAGATATCATGAATATGCAGTTTTCCAACCGCAAACAGCCTTGGATCAAAGATAACAAGCTGGTGCTCGATGAATCCATGCTGAATTTTATGGATATGGCTAAAACAATCACTAAAAAAGGGTATGATTTGGGCGTTGATCCTTGGTCGCCGGAATGGATTGCCGCTGTAGAAAGCACCGATACTTTCTGCTATGTTCTGCCCTCTTGGGGATATCAATTCGTCATAAAACCAGGAGCCGATACTACCAAAGGAAAATGGGCAATGTGCCAAGGTCCGGTTCCCTATGTAAAAGGAGGTACTTGGCTTGGAATCTATAAAGACAGCCCGAATAAAGATTTGGCTTGGGCATTTTTAAAATATTGCTGCTTGGACAGCGACGTTCTTCAAGCTTATGGTGCCAAATCCGGAGAATATATTTCCTCTAAATCGGCTGACAGCGCTCTGGCTGCCGGTGACGGCGAGGAAGTTTTAGGCGGACAAAATCCCTTTGCTTTTTATAACGAACAAATGCAAAAACTACCCGCCGATTTGATGACCGGCTATGACGGAACAATTAATAATGCTTTTTTGTCGGCAACAAAAGACTATGCTACCGGAGTCTTGAGTAAAGAAGAGGCGATTTCTCAGTTTAAAAAGGATGTTGCCAATGCCTACCCTGATGTAATCATCCAATAG
- a CDS encoding LacI family transcriptional regulator → MSTLKAVADLAGVSPITVSRVINNPNLVKEKTRLRIETAMAQLRYSPHLAAKNLAASRSGIIDVFIPESIDLSNPFVMHLIAGVSKVLSEHYYSFLILRNRKKEHLCDGYIVTGLLKNEIKEFAQYAQERCRPVVLFGHTSLPDIDCIDVDNIAGGQSGTQHLIDQGHKKIAMINVLENKDYTADRLDGYKQALQQSGLAYDPSLVFYTVNSVEGGESIAAELIQNRDISAVFCATDTIAIGVASKLKMLGYSIPKDFSLVGYDGLGHQMLAKPQLTTIHQPIYNLGMMLAESLLERLNGRTKIIKKTVPPKLLLGNSVQFIKKQI, encoded by the coding sequence GTGTCAACTTTAAAGGCGGTTGCCGATTTAGCCGGAGTTTCTCCTATTACCGTATCAAGAGTGATCAATAATCCGAATCTTGTCAAAGAAAAAACCCGGCTGCGCATTGAAACAGCCATGGCTCAGTTACGCTATTCTCCTCATTTAGCCGCCAAAAACTTAGCTGCCAGCCGTTCCGGAATTATTGACGTTTTCATTCCAGAAAGCATTGACTTGTCTAATCCTTTTGTTATGCACCTAATTGCCGGTGTAAGCAAAGTATTAAGTGAACATTATTATTCGTTTTTAATTTTGCGGAATAGAAAAAAAGAGCATCTCTGTGACGGATACATCGTCACAGGTCTGCTAAAAAATGAAATTAAAGAATTTGCGCAATACGCCCAAGAGCGCTGCCGTCCGGTTGTCCTTTTCGGCCACACGTCTCTGCCGGATATTGATTGCATCGACGTTGATAATATCGCCGGAGGGCAGTCCGGAACCCAGCATTTAATTGACCAGGGGCATAAAAAAATTGCTATGATTAATGTTTTAGAGAATAAGGATTATACTGCCGACCGTTTGGATGGTTATAAACAAGCTTTACAGCAGTCCGGCCTAGCTTATGATCCAAGTTTGGTTTTTTACACCGTCAACAGTGTTGAAGGCGGAGAAAGCATCGCTGCCGAATTGATTCAAAATCGGGATATTTCCGCTGTTTTCTGTGCAACTGATACCATTGCTATCGGTGTTGCTTCTAAATTAAAGATGTTGGGCTATTCCATTCCGAAAGACTTTTCCTTAGTCGGCTATGACGGTTTGGGTCATCAAATGTTGGCTAAGCCGCAGTTAACCACTATTCATCAACCAATTTACAATCTTGGTATGATGCTGGCGGAATCTCTGCTTGAGCGGCTTAACGGCCGAACAAAAATCATCAAAAAAACCGTTCCGCCCAAATTGCTTTTGGGTAATTCGGTTCAGTTTATCAAAAAGCAAATCTAA
- a CDS encoding bifunctional metallophosphatase/5'-nucleotidase yields the protein MSSAPHLKKLTLLHSNDLHGDFLAEQVDDKLVGGVSMLSGYINQVRQSEQNVIYAIAGDMFRGSIIDSEYKGISTIEIMNALAPDIVTIGNHELDYGIPHLLFIEKCAQFPIINANLFIKTNHARLFSPYYIMEIDGMKILFIGIITNAVLAQAKQDHLIGSFIGIEEAAQEVGRICNTYNRIDIDFTVLLTHIGFEADKELAALLRPEWGVDLIIGGHSHTLMDQPYTVAGIPIAQAGVGTDQIGRFDIIVNTDTNSIESYQWQCIPIDNRHCPVDEQMEHLIRKYKDVTDQKYARIVTRFSRPLTHPQRNTETALGNLFADIFKNSLGVDIMLLGSGSIRGTKLGPIVEYGGLAEIFPYDDGVYMLKVDGRTFRQMMLYMLRDDAFLDKTEFYQLSHELKLTYSRSRKEIVSLTYQGKEMANDDIFTVGLQNYHYCNLESFFGVSFDHIKTFAIPKVISTSCLDILEEYLSSHKAIRQDVEGRVTILD from the coding sequence ATGAGCTCCGCACCGCATTTAAAAAAATTAACACTGCTTCATTCCAATGATTTGCATGGTGATTTTTTAGCCGAACAGGTTGATGACAAACTGGTTGGCGGTGTTTCTATGCTGTCCGGCTATATCAATCAAGTCCGGCAATCGGAGCAAAATGTAATCTATGCCATTGCCGGGGATATGTTCCGCGGCTCAATCATTGACTCCGAATACAAAGGAATTTCTACCATTGAAATTATGAACGCCTTAGCACCCGACATTGTTACCATCGGCAACCATGAACTGGATTACGGCATCCCGCATTTGCTTTTTATTGAAAAATGTGCCCAGTTTCCGATTATCAACGCCAATCTGTTTATCAAAACCAATCATGCCCGCCTGTTTTCGCCTTATTACATCATGGAAATCGACGGCATGAAAATCCTTTTTATCGGCATCATCACTAACGCCGTTTTAGCACAGGCCAAACAGGATCACCTGATCGGCTCCTTTATCGGAATTGAAGAAGCGGCACAGGAAGTCGGCCGAATCTGCAACACCTATAATCGAATCGACATTGATTTTACCGTTCTCTTAACTCATATCGGCTTTGAGGCCGATAAGGAGCTGGCTGCACTACTGCGGCCGGAATGGGGCGTTGATTTGATTATCGGCGGCCACTCCCATACCTTAATGGATCAGCCCTATACTGTTGCCGGTATCCCGATTGCCCAGGCCGGGGTCGGTACCGACCAAATCGGGCGGTTTGACATCATTGTCAACACCGATACCAACAGCATTGAAAGCTACCAGTGGCAGTGCATTCCGATTGACAACCGGCACTGTCCGGTAGACGAACAGATGGAACACCTGATTCGCAAATACAAGGATGTAACCGACCAGAAATACGCCCGCATTGTCACCCGTTTCAGCCGTCCTTTAACGCATCCGCAGCGCAATACCGAAACGGCGCTGGGAAATCTGTTTGCCGATATTTTTAAAAACAGCCTGGGCGTAGACATTATGCTGCTCGGTTCCGGCAGCATCCGCGGCACAAAGTTAGGTCCGATTGTTGAATACGGCGGTTTAGCCGAGATTTTCCCCTATGACGACGGTGTTTATATGCTGAAAGTGGACGGCCGAACCTTCCGCCAAATGATGCTTTATATGCTGCGCGACGATGCTTTTTTGGACAAGACTGAGTTTTATCAGTTATCGCATGAATTAAAGCTCACCTATTCCCGTTCCCGCAAGGAAATAGTCAGCCTGACTTATCAGGGCAAGGAAATGGCTAATGATGACATTTTCACGGTTGGTCTGCAAAATTATCATTATTGCAATTTGGAAAGCTTTTTTGGCGTCAGTTTTGATCATATCAAAACTTTTGCTATCCCCAAGGTAATTTCCACTTCCTGTCTGGATATCCTGGAGGAATATTTAAGCTCTCACAAAGCGATCCGTCAGGATGTTGAAGGCCGGGTAACTATTTTGGATTAA
- a CDS encoding GntR family transcriptional regulator — protein sequence MIALNLNSEIPIYTQLRNQIVEALARGEVAPGEPLPTVRQLAEDLGINPMTVNKAYGELKHQGYLETNLKKGTLVKQREAADPDFLKKIEPQLRLLIAETVLHGVPRADFMAAAERIYSQFSEVAL from the coding sequence ATGATTGCTTTAAACTTAAACAGTGAAATTCCGATTTATACCCAGCTGCGCAATCAAATCGTGGAAGCCCTTGCCCGGGGCGAGGTGGCACCGGGCGAGCCGCTGCCGACGGTACGACAGCTGGCGGAGGATTTGGGCATTAACCCGATGACAGTTAATAAGGCCTATGGCGAACTAAAGCACCAGGGGTATCTGGAAACAAACTTAAAAAAAGGAACGCTGGTTAAGCAGCGGGAAGCGGCAGATCCTGATTTTTTGAAAAAAATAGAGCCGCAGCTGCGCCTTTTGATTGCAGAAACTGTTTTGCATGGCGTACCGCGGGCTGATTTTATGGCGGCGGCAGAGCGGATTTATTCACAGTTTTCGGAGGTGGCATTATGA